One window of Planctomycetia bacterium genomic DNA carries:
- a CDS encoding small basic protein: MSMDRSLKSKASLARHRNVLTRAERIERLRNEERFPEGRSATGLPKVANRKAPIGGKTKKGPAKEGEAEAAAPAAAAPAKKSAAPAKK; this comes from the coding sequence ATGTCCATGGATCGATCCCTGAAGAGCAAGGCTTCGCTGGCCCGCCACCGAAATGTTCTGACTCGAGCCGAGCGTATCGAGCGATTGAGGAATGAGGAGCGCTTTCCGGAGGGAAGAAGTGCGACCGGCCTGCCCAAGGTAGCAAACCGAAAGGCGCCGATCGGCGGAAAGACAAAGAAGGGACCGGCCAAGGAGGGCGAGGCTGAGGCAGCAGCGCCTGCAGCAGCCGCGCCGGCGAAGAAGTCAGCCGCGCCGGCCAAGAAATAG